The Arachis hypogaea cultivar Tifrunner chromosome 14, arahy.Tifrunner.gnm2.J5K5, whole genome shotgun sequence DNA window attttttcaaggtaaatataaaattcaatcatttcgaattttatacatattaataacataaaaaataaaagactaatattctaaattactaaattaacttaCTAGTTTTAGTAATTGTTCACTTATTATAAGTCATTAAAGATATCACTACTCCTAATAAAGGCGTATTTATAGTAAGTTGATCACTAGCttgcatatttaatttttaatttttaaaaaagtattttgaatattatttttgaCACCATATTTGGAGTATGTACTAATTGAATTATAAGAGAAGGAATAAAAAAGAGTATATATTCAATAAACTTTAAGAGAAAAAGAGAGTATTATTATATTCAGACCAAATAAATAGTCTTCACCATGTTGACCTCGATCTAGAATCATCAtcacatcttttgatctttaTCTTCAAATATTCAGTGTCTTTTAGTAATTAAATACAATtctatttagtgttttttttttcctccgAAATAATCGCAAAAAATCAAGAGCTTTCTATTCATTACAAAAATAATCTACTCTAATATGTAAATTTCAATTAATTTGTTACGGAAaataattcataaaattatattttgttccaaACCTGTGGAATAATAACAATATCAACGAAGTCATTATTAGAAACAGTTAGGTACCAAAGCACTGAATTCGTAGGTCAATTTTACTGGAATATTTCTGGAGCATCATCTTGATTCCTAAGCAACTGTCACAAATCAGTTACCTAATTAATATGATCTCCCTCTTAGtatatataacttatatataaaaatatataattttaaattatgtgtgTTTAGCCTCATGTTAGTTATGTTGATCTTCTCCACAATAATGCTCACAtataacttttccttgtttatatatagtcttatatataatcAAATTACTTTTCACTTTCAAGAAGACTAATATATAATCAAGCACATGCATTATATCATAATAAAAGGAAAACTAATTAAACAACTAATGACAAATCCTTAAATGAAACTTAGATTTGTGACAGATTAATTCTTAAATTACTAGACGGAAAgatattgtgaaaaataataataataaaaagatttaattactctgttggtttctatagttttgcgaaatttttaattaggtttctatacttttttttaattgagttcttacaccaaaattatttttaattgagtcgctatactttttttcttttatttgagtccctgcaccaattctttttttagttaggtccctatacaattaagtcaattactaccaaaaaggacctaattaaaaaaaaattagtgcagggactcaattaaaaaaaatatatagaaacctaattaaaaattttgcgaaactataaggaccaatagagtaattaaacctaataaaAATGAATAGTCTATTCAATGAGAGCATGCTTGTGATGATGATAAGTTCTTAGTGAATAATGAACCACTTTGGAGTCTTTACTCTTTAATTAGAGCTCCTAATTAAACTTGTAAGAAAAAGTTAGAAGTAGTGCAAGTAACATTCAATAGATAGATATAGCATGGCATGAAGATAAGCATGACAAATTTTCAAGGGCTTGGAGACAATGAAGATATGCATGGTCACTACTTATAGACGTGACATGCATCATGAAATTAACATTAACAGTGACACATTTTAATTATGCatgatacatacatacatacatacatagctAGCTAGCTGTTCAAATCAAGAGGACAAAATTGTGTGGCTCAAAAGTGTTGTCAAATGTTTAGAAACGTGGAAGGCATAAATTATAGAGCAAGAACACTTGGACATGGTTTCTTTAGAGCAAGCTAGATTTGGTGTTATAGTATATATACCTTAATTGGTTATATATGTCTACTTTATTATAGCATGCtttttataatttgttattattatatataaattaaactagCTAGCTAGAATGATGAGGCCTTacaaatgaagaagaaaatagtCCACAAGCTTGTGAGAAGCTAGGTTCAAATTAAATTGCATAATGAGTTATATGAGGAGAAATAGATTTGATACCACTATTTGAGAGATTATGGCTAGTCACCATCTATGTATATGAATACCCCTAACCCCACAAATCGAAGGggagaagaaaaaatgaaaaatcataactagaaattaaactagtgcaaaagtaatatttttttatatgtttctgaaaataattaaagaataaattaaaatattattttggccTCTAACATTTGTGTCAAATACTAATTCCGTTTATAACATTTTAAatgttctatttcaatcataaaaaattttaaataaggtCAATATTGTCTCACAATTAAATTTGATACGAATAATTAATATATTCAAAAGTCAATATAACGTTCGATTTCAATACGTAAATAAAATCGATCTATCACTAATTGTAAAAGTTTTTTCGTTAGTTATTCGAGTTAAGTTTAACGGTAGAACAATATTAAactcatttaaaaatttttaggactaaaacaaaatattttaaaacgaaaatGATCAAATTAGAATTTTGCTGTCTTCTTTATCAAAAATACTATtggtacactaaaattagccactaaaatcagccaccaatgtatttatatataaatatatgtgtgatttaatttattttcaatgtgtatttatattccaacatatattttatactgatagctGACTTTGGTGACTAATTTTGGTATACACGTAATATCTTTATGAGAACAACTAGGGAACCAAAAACATATCAGCCAAAAATCAGCCAAAATGTGTTTGGGTTCCATGAAAAATCGGGTTTTGGTTTGTGCTCCGTGATCTCAGGAGCGATTTTcaaacatattattcaaaaaataattttaattaaatgattttatttactttttggcCGGTCACATTTTGGTTCCATGTActttttctatctttatataaGTAGCCAACATAGTATAcaaattttagaaggaaaaggaAGTATATTGTTTTGGATCCGGGTGTTAGAACTTAGAAAGGCATAAAACAAATAAAGTCAAGTTTTTAGGATGCAAATCCGGTAAATGGTTTTTCTTTTGGTCATGGTttgaccaagaaaaaaaaaatctctaaaTGGATTTAGAGTATTTTTTCCCTTGCAAAATTTGAAATtgttttttgttgaaaataacaTGGCCCGTTTCTGAACAGCTGACCCGTTTAGAGGCCCACTAATGCCAGGATATGATGATTGCTGGGCTGATCAAGAGATTTATCCACTCCTTGTAACCAAATGCTGAAATTCATGTCTGTCACTAAGATTTAGATAATTGGGATTTcgcgaacaaaaaaaaaaaaaagatattgagattttaatttataaataaaattaaaagaataaattaaatttaaatataaaattataaaattatcctatctaataaaaagattttaaaatcggTTGACTATTCAAAATCATAATATccattaattttaaaagttaaatcgaaattctaactaaaaaatatgaccaaagaaaataaaaaaaatatattataattaattaattaattataataaaatagatatttaaaCATTATTATGAAAAAACGTATTTAAACACTTTACTAAATTGGGagtgttgtatttttttttcaaagtttattaACATTTGCTGAAATAAAaaggaaggagaaagaaaaaagaatggcGGACAGAATATAGGATATCCTTATTATTCCTAGTGAAAATAAAGAATTATTAAGTCAACTAGCTATAACTCAAATGGTATAGTTTTTCTATACTCTCTTAAGAGGTTATGGATTTGAGTCTCACtcctaactttaaaaaaaaattattaagctCAAATCCCATTTCAATCAAAATGATATTTTCGGCTACAAACATTCTTGACAAGGGAAAACGATATTTTTTAGTAGCAGGGATGGAATAGTAGCATTAACATTTTAACAACGGAAAAGTTTAGGAgctagcaactttgttaaattctggccgtaaccagcaaagaaaagtgagtcattggatgaaatttcataccaatctcacaccattaaaaccatcattgatggctatttgatggctacaaatcacaaaagttactgtCCCTATCCTAGCATTCCTCATTTTTTTGGTGTGCACGGTAATTTTGAACTTTTATACTTAGTAGTTAGTAAGCTAACTTTCACTTTTGGAACAAGAATATAAATTGATTTAATtcgaattaaattaattaaacttGAACAAGTTGATATCAATATTGGTACAAAGCAAAAGAATGTCTCACACTTTCTTTCTTACCTCAGACACCAAAGCAGGTTTGATTGATGTTTTAATATTACAAAATTTTGCATTACAAAATCAACATTCATCAACAAATCAGATTCTGTACAATTTGCAAGTAACTTTGGTAGAACCCCCTATCATACAACATATACTACTCTTCCATGGATTTTGTAAACACATTCAATTATCATACCCTCTTCAATTTCATATGCTTTCTTTATAAAACTAAACCCcctaaaaaaaagaaacacaaaataacatTAACACCCTATTTAGTAACTGTTTCAGGACACAAAATACCAAAACATTGAGACAATTTTGAAACGCAAACGAATCGACGAGGCGATTCGTTCACCTTGGTCCTGATAGCTCCATGGCTTGGACTAACAACAAGGAATCATCAGTGAGATCAGAATACCTATCTGATAAAGATGATTCATGAGGTTTGGATTTTGAAGTGTTAGTAGTAGCAGTAGCAGCAGCACTAGTATCAGCTCTTTGTGAAGCTTCCCATCTCTCTGCTAATCCATCACCTTCAAGCATTCTTACAACTTCAGACATCTTTGGTCTATGCCCTGGAAGGTTTTGAGTACATAACAATGCCACTTGAACCATTTCCTCAAGTTCAATCCTGTCATAGTTCCCTTTAAGATCCTTGTCCACAAGCAACTCTAGCTTCTTCTCCTGATGAATTTTCTTTACCTGAATCAATGTAAGCAAAAATATAAGTATTCTTGGTTGAATATATCTCTCATTCtgaaatgaatgaatgtgaaTACATCTTTTTACTGTAGACAGATACATGATAGGACAGTTGTGAGTCCCTTAATTAGTATGAAAATGACTAAACATTCCTACATACCCAATCAAGCATGGCTCCTTTTTGGTTAGCAGCTTTTCCAAACTCTAGTGCCCTTTGTCCTGTGATCAATTCCAAGAGGAGAATCCCAAATCCAAACACATCAGTTTTCTCAGATGATTGTCCTGTAGATAGATACTCTGGGGCTATGTGTCCTACAGTGCCTCTAACTGCAGTTGTGACATGTGAATCTTGATGATCCAGAAGCTTTGCCAACCCAAAATCACCAACCACTGCTTCACAATAGTCATCAAGCAATATGTTTGCAGCCTTCACATCCCTATGTATTATCTTTGGATCACATTGCTCATGAAGATATAATAGCCCCCTTGCTGCTCCTAATGCAATGTTCTTCCTTGTTCCCCAATCCAACACCGGCTTACCTGTCAAAATCGCCAAAACCGGTATCAGAATGCTACTAAAACCTGTTAAGGATCGATAAAATTTAGACACTAGAGATAGAGTGTATACATAACAAAAAGTTTTAGATTATTATATCTAAGTGAATAGACAAATTTAATGAGGCAAGCGAAATTTCTGCTATATACTTGCATTTGTCCCTAAACATAACAAGGTGAAAACTCGCATGTAGTTGTTTCAATATGAAATAGATAGTTGAGAActgttagatgataatttagtcaaatatgtcAAATTAAATGATGAAATTCTATGATTGATATTACCCTTTAGACGTGAAGCGACGCTGCCATTGGACATGTAAGGGTAAACTAAGAGCCTTTCTGTTGGTGTCATGCAGAATCCATAGAGTCTGAGGAGGTTCCGGTGGACGGCGAGGCTGATCATTTCGACTTCAGTCTGAAACTGAATCTCTCCTCCAATGGCATTGCCATCTTTCAGCCTCTTGACAGCTACAAGAGTGCTATCAGAGAGAACTCCTTTATAGACATTTCCAAAACCACCCTTTCCAAGAATGTTCTTGCTGCTGAAGTTATTGGTAGCAACTTGGAGTTCTCTGAATTGGAACCTCTTCAAGTTTCCAAGGTATACTTCTTCATGATGCCGGTCTGAAACATAAAAAGAATTCAACATTTAAGCTGTATATGATCAATTGAAGGAACCATTATAGTACTCaattaaagaaggaaaaaaaCATGCTAACTATGATGCTAATTGGAAAGTACCTTTCACATCAAAGAATGCTTGTTGATTGTGCTTGTGCCTCCACCAAAGAACAAGGCCAAAACCAAGAACTATGAGGCAGAGACATCCAAGACTCAAGCCAAAAGCAATTGCCATTTTATGAGATTTTGGTTTGCTTGATGGTAAGGCATCTAAGGAAGAAGCAAATTATTGATGTCAGCATGAAAACAATGACACAATTTCACAATTAATTCGAAAAAAGATGAAACTCTTGAGAGATCTTATTCTTACCTTCAGTGCCATTTAAGTTCATGGACATTGGCATCAGTGTCATGCCATGGCAGTTTGGTTCTTTTCCAGTTGCACAAACAAGGGGATTTCCAACAATGCTGAAAAAGCATTAACAGGAAAAATAAGAACATTCTCTTATGTTAGTGCTGAATTTTCGGTTTCTTGAAGCCTATTAGAAACAAATGCACcatataataaagaaaaagagatttATTACTTGAAGGATTTAGCTAAAATTCTTGGTATAGGGCCACTGATATTGTTGTAGGACAAGTCACTGAAATTGATAATCATAAAAACAAGAAAACCATAATTAGAATAAGAGAAAACTTCAAAAACAGAATTATTAATacacaaaaagaaacaaaagaaagagtTCAATGAATATTACAGAAAAGCAAGCTGTGTCATATTAGCCAATGATTCTGGCAATTCACCATGAAGACTATTATTATTGAGCCTCCTGAAAGCAATTTAAGCAAATTAAACTCTTGAGCATTTAGACATCAAAATCAAAGACTATAAACTTCCAAAAATCTTAGCTCATATGATATAATATGAGCTTACATGTATTGCAAACTTCTCAAGTGACCAAGTGAGGGGGGAATTTCACCACTGAAGAAGTTGTTAGAGagatcaagagtttgaagctTAGGAAGTTTTCCCAACTCTGAAGGGATTGGTCCAGTTATGTTGTTATTCTGAAGCAacctgaaaaagaaaacaaaaaagcagTTAAAAAACCAGAACACTCATCTAAATTTGTAAGCTTCAATCATCAAATTAATGATACTGTAGTGTTTTTCTGATTGTGATTAATTACTTACACAATCTGAAGGTTGGTTAAGTTTCCTATGGTTGGAGAAAGAGTACCAGATAAACTTTGACTTGGAGTACCCCTACACAAGGCAAAACCAAACTTCATTCTTACCAAACATTTTAATCAATTTGAACCAAAGAAACTAGTACTTCAACACTCGTTTTGGTTTTTCTACTTCAAATAGAAGAATATGAAGAAAAACTTACAATCCAATCACCAAGTTTTCTGCAGAACAAGTAACCATAGTCCAGCTACAAGGATCAACAGCATCAGCATCCCAATTATCCAAAACACCATGAGGATCCACCAGTGAGTTCTTTATCCCCATTAAAGCTTGAACTGCATTAAAGAGATATAGATGTATAGAGAAATAAGACACCACCCCATTTCATAATTCTGCATACTGAGCTCATAcatgaggaaaagtttcaagttTTAC harbors:
- the LOC112744684 gene encoding protein NSP-INTERACTING KINASE 1 — encoded protein: MGTPRGRGSGRGRGRGRGRGGGGGVLLLPCSVAFFLFFSTATALLSPKGVNFEVQALMGIKNSLVDPHGVLDNWDADAVDPCSWTMVTCSAENLVIGLGTPSQSLSGTLSPTIGNLTNLQIVLLQNNNITGPIPSELGKLPKLQTLDLSNNFFSGEIPPSLGHLRSLQYMRLNNNSLHGELPESLANMTQLAFLDLSYNNISGPIPRILAKSFNIVGNPLVCATGKEPNCHGMTLMPMSMNLNGTEDALPSSKPKSHKMAIAFGLSLGCLCLIVLGFGLVLWWRHKHNQQAFFDVKDRHHEEVYLGNLKRFQFRELQVATNNFSSKNILGKGGFGNVYKGVLSDSTLVAVKRLKDGNAIGGEIQFQTEVEMISLAVHRNLLRLYGFCMTPTERLLVYPYMSNGSVASRLKGKPVLDWGTRKNIALGAARGLLYLHEQCDPKIIHRDVKAANILLDDYCEAVVGDFGLAKLLDHQDSHVTTAVRGTVGHIAPEYLSTGQSSEKTDVFGFGILLLELITGQRALEFGKAANQKGAMLDWVKKIHQEKKLELLVDKDLKGNYDRIELEEMVQVALLCTQNLPGHRPKMSEVVRMLEGDGLAERWEASQRADTSAAATATTNTSKSKPHESSLSDRYSDLTDDSLLLVQAMELSGPR